In Tolypothrix sp. PCC 7712, the genomic stretch AGTACTGGTTGACCGTTGGAGATCGCCTCGCTCACTATGGGGACAAATGACTCGGTTTTACCTGAACCCTTGGGGGATTTGAGTAAAATCAGTTTAGCGTCATCAGGTATGAGCAATTCTCCTAGATAACGCTGATTTATGGTCTGTGCAGCATTATAAGAAAGTAGGCTGTAGCCTTTGACCTGCCATTGTTCTAAAGTAAGTGCTTGTCTTATGACCTCATGAGCAACATCTGACCCCCTGGCAACGATCAGGTCATCAATGCCTTTTTCTGGGTAACTCCACTCTGTAACTAGAACTTGACAGCCACACTTGGTTAACAGCTTTGTGGTTTGGGCGATGGCAATGTTGACCCGTTGGATTGTTTCTGGTTTGGTGTCGTGGTCAAAGCAGATGATGAATTTACGCCCCAAGGTGGCGAAGTGTTGCAGGTCGGGAATGAGATGTTTTTCGCCGATGGGTTGCCCAAATTCATCTTTGGGGCTGCGGTAGCCGCCGTTGACTCCGGGGAGGGCGATTGCGGCATAGCCCAAAGTCAGCAACGCTCCGGCTTTTTTGGCTCCTTCACAAATTACAAGGGGGATGTTATATTTCCATACCCAGTGCCAGAAACCATTGGTTTTATCTTCATCGCTGATGGTTTTTTCATAGCGTGCGGCCACAACCTCCCAGATTTCATCCGGTACAGCTAGGAAGAATGCCCTGGTTGGCACTCGCAACGGATGTTCGTATTTGATGACTTTATGGACTTTGTTCGGGTCGCGCCTGGGATGGTTGGGCTTCATGCAGCCCCACTGCATGGGGCTTTCATCGTTGAGTGGGTCAATGCCACTGCACCACCAGGAAAGTCCTTCGATGTGGCGATACTTCTTCAGTACGCCGTCTCTGAGTCTTCCATCGTTACGGCGGGGGACGTTTTGACCGTAGAACAGATAGTCATAGGCATCTGTGCCTGAGACTGAAATAACGTTTAATTCAATAATTCCAGGGTCAACAGCACTGGCTAACCATTCATTCCAGTGGGTTTCTTCTATGTCAGAGGGGTGGGATATCAATTCGTATCCCCCCATAACTTCATTTGATTGAAGTTCGTAGTTGCTATTTATCACAGATGTTTCCCTCAAATACGTCATTTTCAGTATTTGGAGGGGGTTAAAGCGCTGCTACACCTGTTATCTATGAGATTTACTGTTTTGCTTATTTAGGCTTTCTTTTTTGGGCTATCAAAAAAATTGATAAAATTTCTGGTCAAAATCGTCCAGCAGAAATTTATAAATTGCCACAGCAACTCATATAATATGAGTAAGCAGCGCGGACTAATCTCTTTTACCAATCAGTGGTCATTAGCTTCCAACTTAACTGCCACTTCTTTGGATCTGTAGAGATAAACCCCGCTTCCCAATATTTGGAATATTTAATTTTTGACATCGGGCAAAGTGTTCACTACTTAGTAGCGCTTTGTCCTTTTAATTTTTGGTGCTGTTCTATATTTACCTCCATACAAGCTTTATTTACGTCTTGCCTGATCTTACAGAACTTCTGTCCGTCTTATATCTAACAAGACCTGATTTTTTGCTTCACATTACTCAACAAAGTCGGTTGTTTTCCCTCTGAGTTGGTCACGCTACTCCCTTACCTTCATCCATTGAAGAAGATTGCCTGTATTCTCGTAGGGCTTTCGTCACCAAACGCTCTACAAGATTCGACAAAGTACGATCCTCTGATTCGGCTATAGCTTCGAGTTCTTCTCTGAGTTCGTGAGAGCAAGTAAAAGTTATCTTTGCTTTTTTGGTTTGACCCATAGCTTCAGAAGATATTAGATATCTTCAGTATCTTCCGAAGCTTGTTTAATGTGTATATTTTCCGAAGCTATAGTTTTTATTTGACAGCTTCGGAAGCTATAGATTAAGATAACAGACAAGACAGAAAAACAGCAAGCACCGTTAGCTGATACTTGCCTAACGAGCGAGGAAAAGCCAATAATTTCAACCTTTCGGCTTGTGGACATTACTTTGTAACGGTGACTTTCAGATACCTGTCTGACAGCTGCCAGTAACCATCACTGGCTATCAATCACTATTTGCCCATTAATCAATAGATGCTCTATGAAAGCGTCAAATTCCTCACGGGGATTGGATTTAGATTCCCCAGGTTTGTTTTGTTCAAGTTATGTTACGAAATCTGAACTTGCAAGAATTCTTAACGTTGCTCGTTCAACTTTGGTCAGTTGGGACGGTATAGCCCTTTACCGCATAGATAGCTACCGCCAAGCCTACCCAGTCAAAGCGGATGGCAGTACAGACCGCTCTTGCCCATTGTCACCATACCAAAGCTGGGTTTTAAGTCGCGTTGGTCGCGTCATGCAAAATCTCAAGTCGGCTGAACGGGTAAAGAACTACATCAAAAAGTATCCCCAAGAATTCAGCCCCGCCAAGTTTCAAGCACAGTTTAACCAAGTCACCAGAGGTAATGCAGCATGAATGCTCTAGATATGATTTCTATCAAAGAAGTTTGCGAACTGTTGGAAATGCCAGAAGAAATTATTAGATTCTCTTTGCAAGAATCTCATCCAGATAATTTTGACAGCCTCAAAGAAATTAGCTTTGCTTCCTTTGAAACGTTAACTCAAGTCCTTAAACAGAAAGCCGAACAAGAACAAACTGGAGAAATAGCCGCGATTGCTCCATCAACTAACAATACTCTACCTATTCCAGAGCAACAAAAAATCATCAATGGAACATTGAATGCTTTAAGTGAGTTTGTCGGTAACTACACCTTAACCATTGATAAAATCACTTCCACCTTGGCATTTATCAGTGGTCAATCAGTTGTAAATAACTTTGTTCACATTCATTCAAACACAATTAGAAACGGTTTAGAGAATTACTTAGATGAGTTAGCGAATGAATTTACAACTGCTGCTCACTCCATCAAAGGAATTGATGCTAACGATTTTTTAGCCCAACGGGGAATTACCCCGAAACAACGGACTGCTCAGAAGTCACTAGAAGAAATCATGAATCTGGCAGCAAATATCTAGATATTGCCTACAGATTAGCATTGTCTGATAGTCGCTTCTTATCTTTGTTGTTAAGTACTGCAAGAGAGAGAAAAATGCACATAATCACTGAGACTTGTTTTTATTCTGGTGTAGCTACCCTGTCTCTAATCGGTGGTGTAGCAGCAGTTATTTCCCCTCTAGGTATGGGTTTATTCGCAGTAGGGTTAGCAATGTATGTCAGCCAAAATCGACGCTAAATTTCGCAGTTTAGAGTCAGCTAAAGATTGGCAAGCATTTAAGGTAAATCCGTTAATGTTGATGGGTTGTATTGTTGTTCCTTTATTTGTTGGCAGCTACGCATATACCAGTTGGCAGCAAACCAAAAATCTCCAGCAATCTGAAGATGTTGAGATTAAATACTTGCCCCTTTGTAGCTACAAGCGCCCTTCTTAAGAACAGAAAGTTTTCAACTATGTAGCAGATGAAAATGAACTATCAACCACTACCGGAATTGGTCAATACTGCTCAAAAATTACTCACTGATATTAGGCAGCATCCACACTTTCAAAGATTGAACTATACCCCAGATGTAACGATTGGGGATGCTTGTCAAGCACTTAATGATTTGTGTACTGAAATAACCGAATGCACAATTTTAGATGCATCAAAATTTGAGAGATTTAGCCCATGAAAGATTTACTCAGGGTTTGGGATAGCACCCTACTCAGTAGCCGCAAAACCTATCACATTGACGGCACACTTTACCGCTACTTGTACACAAAAGGGACAATCCAGCATCCCCAGTACATATTTTGCCCTTTGGAAGGACAAAGGAAGAAGGCAGATATAACCTTAAACCACCAAAAACTACTGACCCGTTGTTATGAAGTGCCAGATATGGTTCCTGGTAGCGAGGTGGTGAGCAGTAATGCAGTGCAACTTTCACTTTTTTAATGGAGAGCGATCGCATTCGCCGGCAAGCTTGGAGATCGCCCCCCTTGCATCTACGCATCATAGACACAACATGGATCTTAGCAATGAAAGACAACGAAGAATTTATTTACCCAGACTCAGAACTACAAATAGAGACACCAGATTTTGAGCCGCCATACCCACCTTTTACAGGCGTTGAATTTCTAGCAACCCACACCACAATTGACGCTCATCCATACAGCGTGGCATTTGGTCAATTCCTAGGGAATGGCATTGACCCGGACACAGCCAACTTACTGGCATTTGGTGAAAATCGCTTTGACTTAATTAGTAATGATTTTGATGACCCACTGCGACAACGGGCCACCCGCATCTATGACCGATTAGAGGACATGGACTACTGGCGAGACTCAGGTACAACTGACCGTCAACCAGAAAACTTCAGCTTTGGGGAGTAGTGACAATGGACTTTCGACCAATTAAAAACAGTTCCGCAGTACATTCAAAAGCCATTGATAGCCGTGCTAAAGACTGGGGAGATGTTGAAGCTGATATTCTCCACTACTTAGGAGATGTTTCCCGCCTGGAGGAATTTGCTAATCGTGCCAACGGTGCAGAACAATTAGCCCAGTACGTAGAACCTTTCCTAGCCAATGCCCAGAAATATCTGGAATCCTTGGCTAAGGTTAATCAAGGTCAGGTGACATGGACTGATTTACGCAAACAGTTCAGCTCAAAAGTCGCCCAAGGGATCGCCAAAATTAGACAAGTTAATGCCCAATTCGATAGCGAAATGGCTGTGCTAGATGCCCGTGACCGTGCAGCCATCACCAAAATTGAGCAAAAACGCCGTAACACCTTAACTGAGATTGCCAGCGACTTAAACCAGGATTTGCAAATTGAGTTTTACAGGCACACCAAGCAGTTGCAAACCATTGAAAGTAAACAAGCCACTTATGAAACTAGGCAGAGCATACAGTCTAACTTGCAGCAGCAGAGAAAACAGCTACTAGAGCGCATTCGCTACGGTTCCTTTACCCAGCAATCAGAACAGATACCTGTTGAAGTTGCTACCAATCAGCCTAAAAGCAACTGGAGTGCTTTTGGTGGCATCTGGGAAGCAATTAGAAATCGATAGTCATTGAATTAGTTGGGAGATTGGGAGAATGTTGGCGAAACCAGATAAACCCGTCAACATCTCCCCTTTTTTATATAGGGGAGATGGTTATGGGCCTCAACAACAGCCACAACCAGAAGTTACAGAAAACAACAAAGAACGCTCATTTAGGCATTGGGCTAACCTGTGCGAACTGGTTGGGGGTGCAAGTCTTAACAGCGCGGTAATATTTACCTTTCGGGCTATGGGGGTACATCCCTTGGGTTTCGTGCTGGCAATTGGAGTTTCACATTTTTACTTCACAGCTACCGCCGCCAGTGAATCTTCAAAGCGATTCACGCACATCATGACAGGTGCATCGGCATCTTTAGCAGGATTTACCGCACTATCAGAACCCATTGGCAATTATATTGGCGGTCACACCAGCCAACAGCGGTTTTACTCAGAACTAGAAAAACTTCACCCCACTCAATCAGAGAATAATTTACCAGTTTGGGGACTGCCAGTGCTGATTGTGGCGTTTTTCGTGTTTTTTGTTGGCAGGAGGAGAAGATGAGATTTTTAACTCCCGCACATGAAGCAGTCGCCAGAAGCCAGCACAGTCAGGCAATGCAATGGTTTGATAACCTGAGTTTTGACCGCAAAGTAACTGGGATCACCTTTTCCCTAGCGCTGGGTATTGGATGCGGTGCAACTGCCTACACTGGCATGATGGTTACACAAGTGAAGTTCTGCTTACAGGTAAGGCAGTCTGCCTTACAATGCCAGGACAGCCAGAATCGACCATTTAAAATGACCCAAGAGCAATGGGACAAGTGGGGTGAGGACGGCAGACCAGATTCTGCGGTAAAGTTTCGCACTATTTCCCCAACTAATCCATATAAACCCCTGTGGGCGTTCGGCGCATTTCTGGGTTTTGCCTCATCTGGTTGGATGTTGCGCCACCTCCAGGAATCAGAGCGGATTTTGAGCCAGTATCGCCGGATAACAGAAGAAACCGATTTAGCAGTGGCACGGGTACAGGGTGAAGCAGAGGTGATGCTGGCTGGCACTGACCACACCGCCGTTATTCAGCAGGCAGAACTTTTGGCTAGTGCTGAGGTAGAAATTACTGGTCACAACGTCAAAGGGCAATTATTTGAGGCAGAAACGGCGGGAATGAGTGAGGAGGAGAAGGCAGAATACATCAACTTTCTCAAATCTCAGAAAACCCCATATCTGGAAGGAACCCAGACGCTACAGGGAATTGTTGACCCTAGTGATAAGGTAGAAGGCGAAAAAGACACAAAGGCGATGACTGGGGATGAAACCGCAACTCCTGAACCGGGACAAGCAAACCAGAAACAGCCAACTGAGAACACTAGCCCTACGCTAGAACCACTAAATCGCATTTTAGGAGCCAAGCGCTCAACCTTGATTGTGGGTGGTACGGGGGCAGGGAA encodes the following:
- a CDS encoding ribbon-helix-helix domain-containing protein; this translates as MGQTKKAKITFTCSHELREELEAIAESEDRTLSNLVERLVTKALREYRQSSSMDEGKGVA